A single window of Flagellimonas maritima DNA harbors:
- the dinB gene encoding DNA polymerase IV, whose amino-acid sequence MDFDFPLRKIIHVDMDAFYASVEQHDNPDLRGKPVAVGGGSKRGVVSAASYEARKFGIRSAMSGYIAKRNCPDLIFVKPRFERYKEISQQVRSVFFEYTDLVEPLSLDEAYLDVTQNKKGNPSATLIASEIRNKILEKTGLTASAGISINKFIAKVASDYNKPNGQKTVNPEEVIQFLEDLDIRKFYGVGKVTAEKMYKLGIFTGMDLKQRSLEFLDKNFGKSGKYYYHVVRGIHNSEVKPHRIPKSVGAERTFSENLSSEIFMLERLENIAAELERRLQKSKIAGKTVTLKIKYSDFTLQTRSKTLPYYVANKALILETAKELLYQSTLENSVRLLGISLANLNTEKKKKKELPVKESLSVQLKFDF is encoded by the coding sequence ATGGACTTTGATTTTCCTTTACGAAAAATCATTCATGTGGATATGGATGCCTTTTATGCATCTGTAGAACAACATGACAATCCCGATTTAAGAGGAAAACCTGTTGCCGTGGGCGGAGGTTCCAAGCGGGGTGTTGTGTCCGCGGCAAGCTACGAAGCAAGAAAGTTTGGTATACGAAGTGCTATGAGCGGCTATATAGCCAAGCGCAACTGTCCTGATTTGATTTTTGTAAAGCCTCGCTTTGAACGATACAAAGAGATTTCACAACAAGTACGGAGCGTATTTTTTGAATATACTGATTTGGTAGAGCCCCTTTCTTTGGATGAAGCCTATCTTGATGTAACACAAAATAAAAAAGGTAACCCTTCTGCAACACTTATCGCAAGTGAAATTCGTAATAAAATTTTAGAAAAAACAGGCCTGACCGCCTCCGCTGGAATCTCCATAAATAAATTCATTGCAAAAGTTGCCAGTGACTATAACAAGCCCAACGGACAAAAAACGGTAAATCCTGAAGAGGTAATCCAATTTTTAGAGGATTTGGATATCAGAAAATTTTATGGTGTTGGAAAAGTAACCGCAGAAAAAATGTACAAGCTGGGAATATTTACGGGAATGGATTTAAAACAAAGATCCTTGGAATTTTTGGATAAAAATTTCGGAAAAAGTGGAAAATACTACTACCACGTCGTCAGGGGAATACATAACAGCGAAGTGAAACCCCATCGTATTCCAAAATCGGTTGGTGCGGAAAGAACTTTTAGCGAAAATTTGAGCAGCGAAATATTTATGTTGGAACGTTTGGAAAATATTGCCGCTGAACTTGAAAGAAGACTCCAAAAATCGAAGATTGCCGGCAAAACAGTTACCTTAAAAATTAAATATAGCGACTTTACCCTTCAAACCCGAAGTAAAACACTCCCTTACTATGTAGCCAATAAAGCCCTGATTCTTGAAACGGCCAAAGAATTATTGTATCAGTCCACGTTAGAAAACTCTGTTCGTTTATTGGGTATTTCGCTGGCGAACCTCAATACAGAAAAAAAGAAGAAAAAGGAGTTGCCTGTCAAGGAATCCTTATCCGTTCAACTCAAGTTTGATTTTTAG
- a CDS encoding SulP family inorganic anion transporter, which yields MIKSIYNTKFLKGDITGGLVAGVVALPLALAFGVQSGLGAIAGLYGAIAVGILAALFGGTATQASGPTGPMTVVSAALVANAIEVAGSLQDAMGIILLSFLIGGALQIVFGLINIAGYIKYFPYPVISGFMSGVGLIIIILQIFPFVGLGSPKSTLKVVMDLPRLFAEFNWQALVLGGLTVLIYYIFPKITKAIPSALVALISVSIFAYFTKWDIPVIGEIPSGLPSLQLEGMFSVDSSAYFMVLEYGMVLAVLGSIDSLLTSVIADNMTKTKHNSNRELIGQGIGNMVAALIGGIPGAGATKGTVVNINNGGRTRLSGALHGAFLLTVLLGLSSLAAYIPLAVLAGILIPIGFKIIDKKGLKHLRVIPKADAAVLIIVLLWTTFGSLIQAVGIGVTLAALLFMKRASDIGEKGMQIGTLAGFDGEKPWEDETDFYEKFRDKIFIKHLYGPLFFGFTSHFQEQVKTVGDDIKILVLRMDRVPHVDQSGVYALENAVLDLTLKGMKVVITGLQDQPKDILTSVGIIPDLIPEEQVFTNIEESFDWIANELKQ from the coding sequence ATGATAAAATCAATTTATAATACTAAATTTTTAAAGGGAGATATTACCGGCGGTCTTGTGGCAGGAGTTGTTGCACTACCGTTAGCTCTCGCATTTGGGGTACAATCAGGACTTGGGGCCATCGCAGGACTCTATGGTGCAATAGCTGTTGGTATATTGGCAGCACTTTTTGGCGGTACGGCCACCCAAGCAAGTGGGCCTACAGGGCCAATGACAGTCGTATCTGCAGCCTTGGTGGCCAATGCTATTGAAGTAGCGGGAAGCCTACAAGATGCGATGGGCATAATTCTACTGAGTTTTTTGATTGGAGGAGCTCTACAAATCGTTTTTGGGTTGATAAATATTGCAGGATACATCAAATATTTTCCCTATCCTGTGATTTCTGGATTCATGAGCGGGGTCGGTTTAATCATAATTATTCTTCAAATTTTTCCTTTTGTGGGACTTGGCTCACCAAAATCTACATTAAAAGTAGTTATGGACCTACCAAGGCTATTTGCTGAGTTCAATTGGCAGGCTTTGGTTCTGGGAGGTTTAACGGTTTTAATCTATTATATCTTTCCTAAAATAACAAAGGCTATCCCCAGCGCATTGGTTGCATTGATATCAGTTTCTATTTTCGCATATTTCACTAAGTGGGATATTCCGGTAATCGGAGAAATTCCGTCCGGTCTGCCTTCGTTACAGTTGGAAGGTATGTTCAGTGTGGACAGTAGTGCCTATTTTATGGTATTGGAATATGGGATGGTATTGGCCGTGTTGGGGTCTATAGACTCTTTATTGACATCGGTAATTGCGGATAACATGACCAAAACCAAACATAATAGTAACCGTGAATTGATCGGTCAAGGTATAGGAAATATGGTCGCGGCTCTCATTGGTGGAATACCTGGTGCAGGTGCAACGAAGGGTACTGTTGTCAATATTAACAATGGTGGCCGTACCAGATTATCCGGGGCTTTGCACGGGGCGTTTCTACTAACAGTTCTATTGGGTTTGAGTTCTCTAGCCGCATATATTCCATTAGCTGTATTGGCCGGTATTTTAATTCCTATTGGGTTTAAAATAATAGACAAAAAAGGTTTAAAACATTTGAGGGTAATACCAAAGGCAGATGCCGCTGTCCTCATTATCGTATTACTATGGACCACTTTTGGCAGTTTAATTCAGGCTGTTGGCATTGGAGTGACCCTAGCAGCTTTATTATTTATGAAAAGAGCTAGTGATATTGGTGAAAAAGGTATGCAAATTGGGACACTAGCCGGTTTTGATGGAGAAAAACCTTGGGAAGACGAGACTGATTTCTATGAAAAATTCAGGGACAAAATCTTTATTAAGCATTTGTATGGTCCCTTGTTCTTTGGATTTACCTCACACTTTCAAGAACAGGTCAAAACCGTTGGCGATGATATAAAAATTTTGGTCCTAAGAATGGACAGGGTTCCACATGTAGATCAATCAGGTGTCTACGCTTTGGAAAATGCTGTTTTAGATTTGACCCTGAAAGGAATGAAGGTGGTTATTACAGGGCTGCAAGATCAACCAAAGGATATTCTGACCTCGGTCGGAATCATTCCCGATCTGATTCCCGAAGAGCAAGTTTTTACAAATATTGAAGAAAGTTTTGATTGGATCGCCAATGAATTGAAGCAATAA
- a CDS encoding SulP family inorganic anion transporter has translation MFKHFRGDLFGGITAGIVALPLALAFGVSSGLGPSAGLYGAIFISFFAALFGGTNTQISGPTAPMTAVSMVVIAGIVAINDGDIGRALPAILTIFLLAGFMQIGLGLMGLGKYIKYIPYPVVSGFMTAIGVIILVTQILPAVGYYPKEDTEYVNRFMADAEEEILENILREEAGEGILVLEDFEETIRRADEITPADMQKEAKTLAAKDASGVMGTFRVLPKALKNINWLELALALATILIIYGFKRITTAVPSTLVALIVVSGIAYGFELNYRPIEEIPSGLPLPNLEIFTAFRIDSIAPYIFTALTLALLGAIDSLLTSVVADNMTQTKHKPNKELVGQGIGNSIAALFGGLPGAGATIRTVVNINSGGKTKLSGMVAGILLLVILLALGPVASQIPAAVLAGILVTVGIGVMDYKGLRAIPYLPKDIKLGPIKLSSEVIIMLVVMVLSSIWNLVYAVGIGLVFASLMFMKKMGDLTAKRSDVKSLTDEKKWADEKDFPKELTNEVFIKHVKGPLFFGSTSEFQQLAQQIPYTASTVIIRLGRMQYMDQTGLYAMEDVLQDLKNKNIDVLLVDILEQPKYMMERIDIIPDLIPKEHIFNNFKSCINWIELNTKKR, from the coding sequence ATGTTCAAGCATTTTAGAGGAGATTTATTTGGAGGCATAACCGCTGGGATTGTGGCCCTTCCCCTCGCCCTAGCATTTGGGGTCAGTTCTGGATTAGGTCCAAGTGCAGGTCTGTACGGTGCAATTTTTATAAGTTTTTTCGCCGCTCTTTTTGGAGGTACCAACACACAGATTTCTGGCCCCACTGCTCCAATGACTGCAGTAAGTATGGTGGTGATTGCAGGTATAGTTGCGATTAATGATGGTGATATTGGCAGGGCACTCCCAGCAATATTGACTATTTTTTTATTGGCGGGATTTATGCAAATCGGGCTTGGTCTTATGGGTTTGGGAAAATATATAAAGTACATCCCCTATCCAGTAGTCTCCGGTTTTATGACAGCCATAGGAGTTATTATTCTGGTGACACAAATCCTTCCCGCTGTTGGTTACTATCCAAAAGAAGATACGGAATATGTAAATCGCTTCATGGCAGATGCAGAAGAAGAAATTCTCGAAAATATTCTAAGGGAAGAAGCTGGGGAAGGCATATTGGTATTGGAAGATTTTGAGGAGACCATTAGAAGAGCTGATGAAATAACCCCAGCTGATATGCAGAAAGAAGCCAAGACCTTAGCGGCAAAAGATGCTTCCGGAGTCATGGGCACCTTTAGAGTATTACCCAAAGCACTGAAGAATATCAATTGGTTGGAGTTAGCTTTAGCTTTGGCAACTATCCTCATTATATATGGCTTTAAACGTATCACTACCGCAGTCCCCAGTACTTTGGTTGCCTTAATAGTAGTGTCCGGTATAGCTTATGGGTTTGAATTAAATTATAGACCGATTGAAGAAATTCCCAGTGGGTTGCCATTACCAAATTTGGAAATCTTTACAGCGTTCAGAATTGATTCTATTGCTCCTTACATTTTTACGGCATTGACCTTGGCACTGCTTGGTGCCATTGATTCACTATTGACTTCGGTAGTGGCGGACAATATGACCCAGACCAAACATAAACCAAATAAAGAATTGGTAGGGCAAGGAATTGGAAATAGTATCGCAGCATTGTTCGGAGGTCTCCCCGGTGCAGGTGCAACAATAAGAACGGTAGTGAATATTAATTCCGGCGGAAAAACAAAACTTTCAGGAATGGTTGCAGGTATTCTCTTATTGGTCATACTTCTGGCATTGGGCCCGGTGGCATCACAGATTCCTGCTGCGGTACTAGCGGGTATTTTAGTTACCGTTGGTATCGGTGTAATGGATTACAAAGGACTCCGAGCAATTCCCTACCTACCTAAGGACATAAAATTAGGTCCTATAAAGCTTAGCTCAGAAGTAATAATTATGCTCGTGGTGATGGTGCTCTCTTCTATTTGGAACCTCGTATACGCTGTTGGTATTGGTTTGGTTTTCGCTTCTTTGATGTTTATGAAGAAAATGGGCGATCTAACTGCGAAAAGATCGGACGTAAAGTCATTGACCGACGAAAAAAAATGGGCGGATGAAAAAGATTTTCCAAAAGAATTGACCAATGAGGTATTTATCAAACATGTTAAAGGGCCTCTTTTCTTTGGTTCAACGAGCGAGTTCCAGCAACTTGCACAACAAATACCGTATACTGCGTCAACCGTAATAATACGGTTGGGGCGAATGCAATATATGGACCAGACGGGCCTCTATGCCATGGAAGATGTTCTTCAGGATTTAAAGAACAAAAATATTGATGTATTGTTGGTGGATATTCTTGAGCAGCCCAAATATATGATGGAACGTATTGATATTATTCCGGATTTAATTCCTAAGGAACATATTTTCAATAATTTCAAAAGCTGTATAAATTGGATAGAGCTCAATACAAAGAAGAGATAA
- a CDS encoding SulP family inorganic anion transporter yields the protein MFKYIKNDLPASIVVFFVALPLCLGIALASGAPLFSGLIAGIVGGILVGSLSGSQIGVSGPAAGLAAIVLTAIGTLGGFENFLVAVVLGGIIQIIFSILKAGVIAYYFPSSVIKGMLTGIGIIIILKQIPHFFGYDEDPEGDFSFFQVDGENTFSEILNAINSISPGATIIAIIALAILILWDKVLSKKSKVFKLIQGPLVAVVCGILYFVLTSDNSYLAISSEHLVSVPVPESIESLKGLLRFPNFGVIGNPEIWITAFTIALVASLETLLCVEATDKLDPYKRTTPTNKELFAQGIGNSVSGLLGGLPVTQVIVRSSANIQSGGRTKASAIIHGFFLLISVMLIPRLLNMIPLSVLAAILFIVGYKLAKPGLFVKMYHLGWKQFVPFVVTVLGIVFTDLLIGIGLGLAVGIVVILIKSYQNSHFLHIEDKSNGAHKIKMTLAEEVTFFNKGAILKELDSLPENSYLELDVRKTRYLDNDIIEILDDFSEKAKNKNIEIKLISERGVAENPESYIEFFKLDIEQNKHIEHDYTN from the coding sequence ATGTTCAAGTATATAAAAAATGACCTGCCCGCTAGTATTGTAGTGTTCTTTGTGGCACTGCCACTCTGTTTGGGCATTGCACTTGCCAGTGGAGCTCCATTATTTTCAGGCCTGATTGCAGGAATTGTTGGGGGAATACTGGTCGGGAGCCTAAGTGGTTCGCAAATTGGCGTAAGTGGCCCTGCAGCAGGTCTTGCTGCCATTGTATTGACAGCAATTGGAACTTTGGGAGGATTCGAAAACTTTTTGGTAGCGGTTGTTCTTGGTGGAATAATCCAGATAATCTTCAGTATATTAAAAGCTGGGGTTATTGCATATTATTTTCCATCATCGGTCATAAAAGGAATGCTTACCGGTATAGGTATCATAATCATCCTAAAACAAATTCCCCATTTTTTTGGTTACGATGAAGATCCAGAAGGAGATTTTTCATTTTTTCAGGTCGATGGTGAAAATACGTTCAGTGAAATTTTGAACGCTATTAATTCTATTAGTCCCGGTGCTACAATAATCGCAATAATAGCATTGGCCATCTTAATATTATGGGATAAAGTATTAAGCAAAAAATCCAAGGTTTTTAAACTCATACAGGGGCCTCTTGTTGCTGTGGTCTGCGGGATTCTTTATTTTGTCCTCACAAGTGACAATTCCTATTTGGCAATATCCAGCGAACATTTGGTCAGTGTTCCCGTTCCAGAGAGTATAGAGTCTCTGAAAGGGCTTTTGAGGTTTCCAAATTTTGGGGTCATTGGAAATCCAGAAATATGGATTACGGCATTTACTATAGCCTTGGTTGCCAGTCTGGAGACATTATTATGTGTTGAAGCAACGGACAAGCTCGACCCTTATAAAAGAACAACACCAACAAACAAAGAACTATTTGCGCAGGGTATTGGAAACAGTGTTTCCGGTCTACTTGGCGGATTACCTGTGACACAGGTCATAGTGCGTAGTTCTGCCAACATTCAATCTGGTGGTAGAACAAAGGCCTCGGCAATTATCCACGGTTTTTTTCTCTTGATATCCGTAATGCTGATACCAAGATTGCTCAATATGATTCCACTTTCCGTTTTGGCGGCAATATTGTTCATAGTTGGATACAAATTGGCAAAGCCCGGTCTGTTCGTTAAAATGTACCATCTGGGGTGGAAACAATTTGTCCCCTTTGTGGTTACAGTATTGGGAATCGTATTTACGGATTTATTGATAGGTATTGGTCTTGGTTTGGCGGTAGGCATCGTTGTCATCTTGATTAAGAGTTATCAGAACTCCCACTTTTTGCACATTGAAGATAAAAGTAACGGCGCGCACAAAATAAAAATGACCTTGGCAGAGGAAGTGACCTTTTTTAACAAAGGTGCCATCCTCAAAGAATTGGACAGTCTACCTGAAAATTCATATCTTGAATTGGACGTTAGAAAAACTCGCTATTTAGACAACGATATTATTGAAATTCTTGATGACTTTTCTGAAAAAGCAAAGAATAAGAATATAGAGATAAAACTTATATCCGAAAGGGGCGTAGCGGAAAACCCAGAAAGCTACATTGAGTTTTTTAAATTGGATATTGAACAAAATAAACATATAGAGCATGATTACACAAACTAA
- a CDS encoding ceramidase encodes MSPTLLLLLQNFPNDSGPIYRETLEGRLIIEPYNTFSNTIFVIILWYWGYRVYKNPRQHLFLALVLPVIAVSYIGGTIYHATRSHEFWLLLDWVPIMLLCMAMIIYFILKIVSKPWHRILLLIIFFGASFGLRILPIPKALRISTGYVITALTVVVPIIWYLFKTKFINVQWVIFAVLIFSLAVFFRSIDLKQSVFQMGTHWLWHFFGGVAVHCLIAYIFKDNLLNLSANSKIDHD; translated from the coding sequence ATGTCTCCTACATTACTATTGCTATTACAGAATTTCCCCAATGACTCAGGACCAATTTACAGGGAAACCCTTGAAGGAAGACTGATTATTGAACCGTACAATACGTTTAGCAATACCATTTTTGTCATTATTTTGTGGTATTGGGGCTATAGGGTATACAAAAATCCGAGACAGCACTTATTTCTGGCTCTGGTTCTCCCCGTTATTGCAGTTAGTTATATAGGAGGTACTATCTATCACGCCACCAGAAGCCATGAATTTTGGCTATTATTGGATTGGGTACCGATCATGTTGCTGTGCATGGCCATGATTATTTATTTCATCCTCAAAATAGTTTCCAAACCTTGGCATCGAATTCTTTTACTGATTATTTTCTTTGGGGCATCTTTTGGTTTACGAATACTTCCCATACCAAAAGCGTTAAGAATTTCCACAGGATATGTAATAACCGCACTAACGGTTGTGGTTCCCATAATATGGTATCTCTTCAAGACCAAGTTCATAAATGTGCAATGGGTAATTTTTGCGGTTTTGATATTTAGTTTAGCCGTTTTCTTTAGGAGCATCGATCTAAAACAATCTGTTTTTCAAATGGGAACACATTGGTTATGGCACTTTTTTGGTGGCGTAGCAGTTCATTGCCTGATTGCCTATATATTCAAGGACAATTTGCTAAATTTGTCCGCCAATAGTAAAATCGACCATGATTGA
- the pheS gene encoding phenylalanine--tRNA ligase subunit alpha: protein MIDTIKEHLNEVENFTSNSKDEIEAFRIKYLGKKGLLNMFFAEFKNVPNEQKKEFGQVINQLKSTTTEKVSALKTALENTAETRGKFGDLTRPGEPIEIGARHPISIVRNQIIDIFSRIGFNVSEGPEIEDDWHNFTALNLPEYHPARDMQDTFFIQTDPDILLRTHTSSVQVRYMENNKPPIRTISPGRVYRNEAISARSHCFFHQVEGLYVDKDVSFADLKQTLQYFTSEMFGKSKIRLRPSYFPFTEPSAEVDVYWGLETETDYRMTKGTGWLEIMGCGMVDPNVLQNCGIDPEAYSGFAFGMGIDRIALLLHQISDIRLLSENDIRFLEQFKSSL from the coding sequence ATGATTGATACCATAAAAGAACATTTGAACGAAGTTGAAAATTTTACTTCCAACTCAAAAGACGAAATAGAAGCTTTCCGAATTAAGTACCTTGGAAAAAAAGGCTTGTTGAATATGTTCTTTGCAGAGTTCAAAAATGTTCCGAACGAACAGAAAAAAGAATTCGGACAGGTTATCAATCAACTTAAGAGTACAACTACGGAAAAAGTGAGCGCGCTAAAGACGGCTCTTGAAAACACCGCCGAAACAAGGGGCAAGTTTGGAGATTTGACCAGGCCCGGGGAACCAATCGAAATTGGGGCAAGGCACCCCATATCTATAGTTAGAAACCAAATCATTGATATTTTCTCCAGAATCGGTTTCAATGTTTCCGAAGGTCCCGAAATCGAAGATGATTGGCATAATTTTACAGCGCTCAATTTGCCCGAATATCATCCTGCACGAGATATGCAGGACACTTTTTTTATTCAGACCGACCCAGATATTCTTTTGCGCACCCATACATCTTCCGTACAGGTAAGATACATGGAAAACAACAAGCCTCCCATTAGAACAATTTCTCCCGGGAGGGTTTATCGTAATGAGGCCATTTCTGCGCGTTCGCACTGTTTTTTTCATCAGGTAGAGGGTTTATATGTAGATAAAGACGTTTCTTTTGCCGACTTAAAACAGACACTTCAGTATTTTACTTCGGAAATGTTTGGGAAATCAAAAATTCGACTACGTCCTTCTTATTTTCCTTTTACAGAACCGAGTGCAGAAGTTGATGTGTATTGGGGCCTGGAAACAGAAACAGATTACCGTATGACAAAGGGTACGGGGTGGCTTGAAATTATGGGTTGTGGTATGGTCGACCCCAATGTTTTGCAGAATTGCGGTATCGATCCAGAAGCGTATTCAGGCTTTGCCTTTGGTATGGGCATTGACCGTATTGCCCTTTTACTTCATCAAATTTCAGATATACGATTATTGAGTGAAAATGATATTCGTTTTTTGGAACAGTTTAAGAGTTCATTGTAA
- a CDS encoding carbonic anhydrase family protein has product MITQTKETQAALSPTTAWELLKEGNKRFLENREANRDLLKQVAETSTGQYPFATILSCIDSRVSSELIFDQGIGDIFSARVAGNIVNDDILGSMEFACKLAGTKIIVVLGHTSCGAVKGACDDAKMGNLTVLLSKIKPAVDAISEPSDESQRNSKNIDFVNNVAEKNVKLTIDNIRRQSPVLNEMEENGEIIIVGGMYDISTGEVNYM; this is encoded by the coding sequence ATGATTACACAAACTAAAGAAACACAAGCAGCCCTGAGCCCAACTACTGCATGGGAACTTTTAAAAGAAGGAAACAAGCGCTTTTTAGAAAATAGAGAAGCGAATAGAGATTTATTGAAGCAAGTAGCAGAAACTAGTACAGGGCAATATCCTTTTGCAACTATTTTAAGTTGTATAGATTCGCGTGTTTCATCGGAATTAATATTTGATCAAGGCATTGGTGATATTTTTAGCGCACGCGTGGCAGGTAATATCGTTAATGATGATATTTTGGGAAGTATGGAATTTGCCTGTAAACTTGCAGGCACCAAAATAATAGTGGTTTTGGGGCATACGAGCTGTGGTGCGGTTAAAGGAGCATGTGATGATGCCAAAATGGGTAATCTAACCGTGTTGCTCAGTAAAATAAAACCTGCGGTCGATGCAATTTCAGAACCGTCGGACGAATCGCAACGAAATTCCAAAAACATTGATTTTGTAAATAACGTGGCCGAGAAAAATGTGAAACTGACCATCGATAATATTAGGAGACAAAGCCCGGTTCTCAATGAAATGGAAGAGAATGGGGAAATTATTATTGTTGGCGGAATGTATGATATCTCAACGGGAGAGGTCAATTACATGTAG
- a CDS encoding CYTH domain-containing protein, producing the protein MEHLEIERKFLVKSTAFKNGAISETRIVQGFLNTDPKRTVRVRIKGDKGYLTVKGESNQSGTTRFEWETAIRHAEATNLIDLCEDTILEKIRFEVPFEGHIFEVDQFLGDNKGLVIAEVELQHEDEIFSKPEWLGTEVTGDIKYYNSQLSKNPYKSW; encoded by the coding sequence ATGGAACACTTGGAAATTGAACGTAAATTTTTAGTGAAATCGACAGCATTCAAGAATGGGGCAATATCAGAGACCAGAATTGTCCAAGGATTTTTAAATACCGATCCAAAACGTACCGTTCGTGTTAGAATTAAGGGAGACAAAGGCTACTTGACCGTTAAGGGCGAGAGCAATCAATCGGGCACGACCAGATTTGAATGGGAGACAGCGATAAGACATGCTGAAGCTACAAATTTAATAGACCTCTGCGAGGATACTATCTTAGAAAAAATTAGGTTCGAAGTACCTTTCGAAGGACACATTTTTGAAGTAGATCAATTTTTGGGAGATAACAAAGGTTTGGTAATCGCTGAGGTAGAATTGCAACACGAAGATGAAATATTCTCCAAGCCGGAGTGGTTGGGGACTGAAGTAACAGGAGATATTAAATATTACAATTCCCAACTCAGTAAAAATCCTTACAAAAGCTGGTAA